Below is a window of Sceloporus undulatus isolate JIND9_A2432 ecotype Alabama chromosome 9, SceUnd_v1.1, whole genome shotgun sequence DNA.
AGCTTAACCTCAGTAAATATGTAGCTTAACATCAGGTAAACCTAGAAAGGAGAATTCTATACAATAAGACTGAGAttgtgcaaacaacaacaacacatgtttttgagaggaagaaaaacgccattttctgtatagaaattcattttcctgcacagaaagcgACAACTTTCTGCAGAGGAAATGATGATTTCTGTGCAACGCACACATTTTCATGCAGAATGTGTTATCAATTCTGAGTAGTCTTCAGAGACTGCTGTGAATGATAATGTTcagaaatgtaaaagaaaaattgTAACTTTATTTGTTCTTCCCTGTgagaacaaagcttgccaagattTTACATCCTTCCTAAACAGGGAACAGTTTAATCCAGGCATACATTTCTGCAGTTGTAACTTCCTTTGCACCAGTTCTGCTCTGTACATCAttgtgcacacacatgtgcattaTGTGTGCACACAGATCTGTGCAAAGGTATGCAAGGATAAATTACTGTAAAGATGGAGTGAAATAGAGAAATTTTAATTATGAACAAGTAAGCTTTACACTCCTACTCACCCAATTCTTTTCTGTCTTGAATTAAAATATGAGCCTAGCATAATTCCCATTTATTCTCCATGGACCATGGAATCTCAAATTTTCATCTTTAAATCAAGCTTGCTTACTTAAGCAGAAGGTTCTATTCTTTCTCCTTCGACAACTTGATAGCATTCCAGAAAGTAAGGTCCTGGCTATCATATGGAAGCATTTTACAGTGTGATGCAGGAAATAACACAATTTATATTATAAATCCATCCAATGTGAGGCAAGCAGAAAATAATCCATCAGTATTGTCCATCACTTGTGAGGACTGCAGTGCGCATGACCTTGGGACTTCTGGCCTTTTTGCGTTGATCTCCATGTAGCTACAGGGCCAGATTCTCCAAAGATCACCCTAAtggtttaattaaaatgtttattgtcGACATAAGTTCAGATTTGCATTGTGACTCCCTAAGGGCAGCTTGCGACATTTCCCCATGCCATTACAGTGATTGTCCCATCATAAAGGTGGAGGAGAACCAATTAAATGAGGATTGCTCACTTATAAAAAAGTTTTGCTGTGCTCAGAAAGATTTGCCTTTGAGAAATGGAACTTCGTAAGACATCCGCTCCCTTGGATTTCTCTTCCTAAGTGATCCATCCCCGATAATAACAGAACAGTTCTCATGAACATAACTACTACCTGACAAGTTATCCAATTAAGACATCTTCTAAAGTGATGTTGCACTGCTACAGATCTAGCCATGCCCTCTCTTTTGTCTCTTATCCGTAAGAGATctcattttgtcccagttttagAACCATCCAAGTCCAGAAGTCTATACCAAAGCCATTGTCCTTAAAGGATAGTCCAGCTACTCCATGTTTAGAACAGGAATGGACAACTGAAAGAGGCTCAAATTACTCTCCAGGAGACCTTGTAGGACACACTCTCCAACATTgaactgaaatctcttttcctataatttgaatccattgctccaggtcctattctctggagctgcagaaaacaagcttgtgctattctcaatatgataccccttcagatattgaaacaTGGTTGTCTTGTGCTTCTTAACCTTcgcttccccaggctaaacatacccaactccttaagctgctcctcatagagcttgggGGTTTCTAGACCAttaaccattttggttgccctcctctggacatcctcCAGCTTAAAGGTTAAATGTACCTGGGAACCTCTCAACATACATATCAGTACTTATGGACTCTTTTGTGAATCAGGGAATATGATCTGAACTATTTCTCCACCAATATATATGAACTTGAAATAAGTTGAATGAAAGTTTCACATACTACTCATGTATAATCCTGCTCTTTCAGAACATCCACTACCCCGCAAAAATGTCTGCTGAGGGATACCGCAACCAGTGCTATGCCAGCTGTCCTGCATCCACAGTGACGATACAGCCACCACCCTTCGTCCTATCAATCCCAGGGCCAGCGCTTTACTGTCCAGACCAAGCCTTCGGCATTGAACAATACAACCCTTGTGCAGGCTTTGGCGGTGGATATGGCAGCATGGGAGGCAGTGGCGGTGGATATGGGGGTGGCCGTGGTATAGGCAGCAGTGGTGGTTTAAGCTTAGGCAGTGGTTTGGGTGGCGGTGGAGGAGGTATGGGTGGCAGTGGAGGTTTTGGTGGCCTTGGAGGTGGCATGGGTGGAGGTGGTTTTGGTGGTAGAGGTTATGGTGGACGTGGTGGTGGCAGCCTGGGTGGCGGCATTGGCAGCAGTGGTGGTTTTGGAGGTGGTTCCAGTGGTGGATTGGGTGGAGGAAGCAGTGGTATATCAGGAGGCAGTGTTAGGGGTGGACGTAGGGGTAGCATAGGTGGTGGGCGTAGGGGCAGCataagtggtggcagcagtggacgAAGAGGCAGTGTAGGAAGTGTTACTGGcagtgggggaagaagaggaagtgtgGGTGGTGGCGTTAGTAGTGGTTATGGAATTGGTGGGTCAGGAGGCAGCATGGGTGGTGGTGTCAGTGGTGGATCAGGAGGGAGCATAGGTGGTGGTATTGGCAGTGGAGGGCGAAGAGGAAGTGTAGGTGGTGGCATTAGCAGTGGTTATGGCATGACTGGTGGTGTCAGTGGTGGATCAGGAGGCAGCTTGGGTGGTAGTGGCAGTACTACTAGACACAGCAGTAGCCGCCGTTACAGTGGCGGTCGCCGATACAGTGGCGGTCGCCGATACAGTGGCGGTCGCCGATACAGTGGTGGCGGTGGATACAGCAGTGGTGGATACAGTAGCGGTGGATATGGAAGTGGTGGATATGGAAGTGGGGGTTATGGCAGTGGGGGATATGGAAGTGGTGGATACAGCGGTGGATATGGAAGCGGTGGATATGGCGGTGGATATGGAAGCGGTGGATATGGCGGTGGATATGGAAGCGGTGGATATGGCGGTGGATATGGAAGNNNNNNNNNNTGGCGGATATGGTGGCGGATACAGAAGTGGTGGATACAGTGGTGGATACGGAAGTGGTGGATACAGCAGTGGCCGATATGGTGGCAGTAGTATCAAATACTCTGTCAGTCGTGGTTATGGTGGAGGTAGTGGGGGCAATTATTACGGTGGCTCCTATGGTGGCAGGGTCTTGGCACTCATGCCAAGCACTGCAAACTCCATCTGCTACTCCTGTAATTAAATGTGGATGAGACATGACCCACAAACCACAACTAGTCAAGAAGATGGAATCAGAGACTGAACTTGCACCGACGGACATGAGTTGAACACCCCAAGCTTTCCTTCACCTGCTGAGACATTCCCCCCGAACTGAAGCCTCAGCATGTCTGCATCCGAATTCtttctgtgtctctctgtgtccCACATGAGCACACAAGAAGAAAGAACTTCACAATCATTTCCTCTCCAAGCTCCACTGCTTCTACATTTGCGACCATGACTAAGAAAAGAGAGACATATGAACCCAGCTGTTTTCTATATCCTGCCAGCAATTTCTACCTAAATTGATGTACGAAAGGTACATACGCATTTGAAAAGATCCCTGAAGAACTCAGACTATGGCCAGTGAAACCTCTCAGAATCTATTTCTACTGAATCAATATCACAGTCCAACAATGATTTGGCTCTTATTTATCACTGTTTCCCCCTGCTTAAAAGTGCATTTATTTATCCCCTTTCCTCATCTCATTAAAACTTATTTTGCATCTCTaaattaatttgtgtgtgtgtttttttaaagttacaccttttttttttttttcctttttgcctttCATGAATATGTGGGCTGGAGTTCAGCATGGGACGTACGTCTTCAAAAGTAGACTTGTATGTACAACATCCGTATTCTTGTTGGGGTTGTTGCTGTGACATTAACACATATGGGTGCATGTTGCACAATGGTAGCCAATGGCATGACTTATACCCTATGGCCTCTATGTGTAATGAGCCCTGATGAACATTGGGGTACCCAGATGTGCATCCTGACACTGGCTACCAAGTTCTGGAACACAACAGGACTGCCCAGTATACATGAAAAAAGCCCAGTGTGTATCAAGACTGTTAAATGTATATCAGAAGGGTCCAAAGTGCATTGCAAGTGCACAATGAACATGAGAAGTGCCAATGCACAGCAGAAGTGCCTAAAGCTTATCAGAAGTGTCTGGTGCATATCAGAAGGGGCCAATGTACATCACAAAAGCCTAATGTGTATTACAAGTGTGAGCATGGGAAGTGGCAGGTATGCGTCACAAGTGCTCAGTGGACATCAGAAGTTCCCAATGCACAGCACAAGTGTCTAATATGTATCAGACATATCTGATGCATATCAGAAGGGCTCAATGTGTATCGGATGTGTTGGATGCATATCAGAAGGGCCCAAAGTGTATTGTAAGTGCCCAATGAGCATGAGAAGTACACAATGAATAGCACAAGTGCCTAATGTGTATCACAAGTTTCTGGTGCATATCAGAAAAGACCAATGTGCATCACAAGAGCCCAATGTGTATCAAAAGTACCCAATGAACATGGCAAGTGCCCAATGCACAGCAAACGTGCATTGGGCACTTCTAATGTGCATCAGACATATCAGATGTACATCAGAAGGGCCCAATGTGAACACAAGTGCCCAAAGAGCATGAGAAGTACCAATTGTGCATCACAAGTGCTCAATGAAAAGGAGACACATCCAGTGCATATAAGCAGTATCTGGTAGGTATCAGAACGTGCATCTCAAGTGTCCAATGTGCATGAAAAGTgccaggggaaaaaatcattggGCGGGTAAATTATTATCCGGCGGGCAACAATGCCATTATTTTGCCTCACCATAGTTCCACCCTTGGTAAGCTAAAAAAAGAAGCAGAGTTATTTGTATCAAGTTTTTGCTCCTTTCTACCCATCCTCTCCTAGATCTGCAAGAAGAAGGGACAGATCTTTGCTGCCAGGTGTCTCAAATGTTTGCTTGCAGAGAGATTCTGGAAAGAAAATAAGCAAATGCCTGTAAGAAATCTGTCAAACACATAGTCCCACATCATCACATCTTCTGTCTCTCTGTTTTAGAACCAATAAGACAAAGAGGGCAATTCTGTGATTTTGTCAGTCAAATGTCTGTACCAACAGTGAACACATGAGGGCACACTCACAAGGGATATCCATACTGGCAATGTCAACAAGGAACACCGGCTATTGACCAATGGCTGATGACTGCCATCTCAGTGATGTGGTGACTCCCCTTTGTTTTTGAATCTGGACTTTAAAAGGGCAATCAAAGACAATGAACACCTTTTTTTGGGAGCATCTTGGATAGTCTCTTCAAAATTCATACTAAATCCCAGAACAGATACATAGCCCCATTAGAAATCATCACCAGTAACTACTGTTGCTTCTTCTTGACCTTTCGACTCCGAGCTGATAGTAATTGTTACTATTGTTCCGTTGTTCGCCAATAATCTGGTTTCAATAAATGATGCACATTTATTTAACAGAATCATGGAGAGGCACTTcaaatcatagaagcatagagttggcctactaagactcctagatccctttctacTGCGAAGCCAGGTGTCCTCAGAGTGGACTATATTGAATTTGATAATGGTGGGCAATATCAATTCCATTGACCACACAAGGCCCCCAAGCCCTTTCTTGAGCCCTTCGGTGTGCATCAGTTTTATTTTATGGTGTCACACTTTGGTAGCAATTGGTACTCTCGAAATTTACTATAACCAATGGGAACAGTCATTGTCATAGTCATTTTAGTtccttttaatttaatattagcTGTCAGCATTAGATTACAAACAGAATTTTAAATTCCAGTAGAATTCAGACCCTGAATTTCAGGGCAGTTGTGGAAGGACATGTGTTGCAAATATCAGCTTCCACCCATGGGGGAAACCATCATATGCAATATGGCTGTGATAAATGGCCTTGAATATGCAGGCGATGAGTTGCTCATCCTGGGCTATGAAAACCTgagtgtttcatagaatcatagagttggaagagaccgcaagggccatccagtccaaccctattctgccatgcaggaaatccaaatcaaagcatccccattgacagatggccatccagcctctgcttaaagacctccaaggaaggagactccacttcactccaaggaaggagtttgttccaaacagcccttactgtcaagaagttcctcctaatgttgaggtggaatctcttttgctgtaccttgcatccattgttcagggtcctagtctctgggatAACTCTGACAATTTTTTAACCTCCTTGACTGACTCCATCCATGGCCCCAACTCTAGAAGCAGGGAATGGGGGAACCGAAAGAAATATACTTCATTTTGCAATATATCTGTGTCTGTATCTTGGTGGGAGTGAACCTTTAAGCCTGGGAAATTATATTCCTGGAAAGAAATGTCCCAGGCTTCAGTAAATGGACTGATAAGCAACATGCAGACAACTATCAAGCATCATAGCAGAGACTTTATTAGGCAAAGAAAAGACAAGATATTGTCTTGAGCATTGTTAGTCAGGTTTCAAGTACAGTAGGTCATGGCTCATAGCTATACATGATCACTTCCTCCACATCACCCTGTGAATAATTGTTACAGTATCTCCATTTAAGAATAAGATTGGGATTCATTGCCACAGGTCACACAATACACAGTGTCTTTTGTTTCAAGGGACTGGAGGAGAAGTATCCGTCGCATTTCCATGGTCCAGAGATGATTTCTCAGGTGTTTGGTGGCCAGGCCAAAGAAGAGACTTTATCTTCAACTCTTTTCGTTGGTAGTTTTGCTGCCGTGCACTGTATCTCATGAAGGACCTTGCTTGGATGGAGATGGGTGGGAAGGTGAGATCAGAAATGCAGGACAGAAAAGGAACGTTGACATCTTTAAGGTGATTTCTCAACTTAGTGTCTTCTCTTCCGTCACATCTTTTTGAGGGAATGGCTTCCGAAGTAATGACTGGCAAGGGATGGACATTTGGAAGGAACCAAACTTAATGCTCATTTCGGTGGACCTAAACATGACCCCAACTTCCTTTGctgattttctttgaaaaattcaATAGAGCATGTGCGGATCATGTATGTTCAGTAGAACATGTGGTGACCATCTCAATGGGGAGGCCACACATTAGTGGTTTGAGATGACATTGAGGGGTAGGGAAGTTCCATCTTTGGGTGGTCATCGGTCACAATGTTCATATGAGGAATCGTTTCAGTGCAACTCACAACCCAGGATACGTGACTTGGAAAACCCTGTAGCTGAATGCTTACAACTGGTTGTAGCTTAGAATGAGAAGTGAAAGATTTGAAGTGGACTGAATTGACAGAGGTGCTGAAAGCGTAGGTGGTCTTCTGGTGGTCTCCATGGCTCGGTTTTCCTGGCACTCCATCCCGGTTCAATAATAGCAATTGTAATTGTAGCTACGGTTTAAGAACGATGACCTGGGGTAATAATAATTCGCCAGGCTCAAGTTACTTGAGCCATGGACATCTGGGAACTCTGCAAAGCTGCTGTTCAGGAACCCATGATGACCGTGACCCTGGCGAGCGCAAGGATTGCATTGCTCAATGCAAAGAGGCTGGTCAGGGCAGTAGAGAGATGGTCCTGGGATGGTCAAGCAGAAAGGTGGTGGCTGTATGGTCACTGTTGTTGGCGGACAACTGGCATAGCACTGGGGTCTGCACTGCTTCATATTGAGGGTGTGTAGATAGATCTGGAACAATACAATAGGGAGAGAATATGAGTAAACGGTTCATTGAATTCAGTTCAGTTTACCATTAAGGACATGTCTGAATCAATGGTCTGGTACACATAGGCCCTTTGTAGTGGGGCAAAGGCAGTATTAGGGTTCGGgaactgcatgctcctgaaccctaatatgtattgacaccggcatcatggcagcctccaatgcatatgggggccgccatgatgccaccactgCCGTATAGTGACCAGGCATAGCTGGcaagaagtggcatcatggcggtgccGCTTCCAGcgtcgcaaaaaagaagccactctaggcagctcttTTTTTGCGACGTGTCTctgctgcagcatggggatgtTGCAGCACAGATACGGGGCATAAACAGACATCACAGAGCCatccgtctgtactgccccattgACAGCTACTACAGAAACAAAACTGCATGCACATAGCAATATGAGGTGGCATCAGCGATGCATAATGCCTCTcctatgcacaaacacacaaaacaaaggaAGCAAACAAGATGGTAATAACTGAGCTGTCATTGAATCTGGGGCTCTTTGTTTCTCTAATGCCATTGAGGAAATTTGCCACTAGCAAAGAAATTTAGGAAGGTTTATGTGCTTGGGGGTTATATGcattaaaacaagcaagcaagcccCGAACTGAACAACCGGGGCAGTGAGGGAACAATGAGAGAATAGTCCATTGGTTGCAGATTTTGGAACAGGAAGAACATTAAAAGAAGGCATGGCTCCCATCTCCATCGCATTGGCCAAGCATTTTGCAAGCTGGCTGGGTTTTCCAGGAGTTGGTCTCAAAAACTTTGGAAGACTTTATATGATAACTGCCACCCGTATGATATACGCAAAACATTGGCAATCAAATATAACACCATCAGTAAACGAATGGATAGTAAAACTAAATGATTTAGCCAGATTAGATAATTTATCAATGTATCCAATTCGAAAGGCAATTACAACAATATGAAGGATAATGGAAAGAAGTGTTGAAACTGTGGGAAATaagataagattttttaaaaatatgaaaagataGATATACACATCTGATATTAACTAATGACTGAAATTAAATGAATGAACTAATAACTtagataaaagaaaatatatgaacGTAAAATTGTAAGAAATTTATTCGTAATATAATAGAATAGCTAATAGGTGATTCAATGCAAATTGTATCATGAAAGAATGTATTTGTTCATTTGCCTATTTGTTAAttttatgctgaaataaaataataataataataataataataataataataaacaactttggaaggaccagagtttgggaactactATTAGAAAGGACCTACTAGCAAATATATAGAAATCTCCTAGTTTCTGTAAAAAGAACACAATACTCCTATCTAAACACAGTTACTTGTATGTTAAGacacattgaaatcaatgagagcTGTTCTCTGATGGACTGTTTAGGATCATAGCCCTGTTGAACTAAGCATTCAGGGACAAAGCAGCATACAAGGCATTGAGCTTACCTGATTTCTCTGAGGATCAGAAGCGGTCCGAAGTGATTTGGAAATCCCTGAAGCGTTGGCTTTTTATACCATTTCTTTGGTGACTTGCACCGGGCGAAACGTCCTACATGCAAAGCAGAACAAGACTGGGGGGCGGTGATGAAGTTTGTGAGAAAGAGCCTTCCCTGTTCCTTCACGTTGCAAAAGTAATTACATCCTTGAGGACGATTACCAAAATGCTGTGAATAATAATCTCCTTAATCGTGTTGATGATGAGTTTCTGTGGAATTCGACAGCCGCTGTGCTTTGGCACATTACACCCTGAACAAGTGGTTTTGTTTCAAAACACCATTCATGTGTCTTCCTAGGGTTCTCTCTGGAAATCCAAACTATGTGATCCtctgaaaaatattattttcatggaCTGCGCTACAGGTCCACATAAAAGGTTGGAGATCAGGCTTGCTTGGATGGCATGAAGAGCCGTCACGCATGGAAATTGTACTTGACATTTCAGATGTAGTGACAGATTTCCATGGAAAGGTCTTCTAGAGAAGTGTCCCTTAAGCTACCTGACAAGTCTTCCCTTAGTCAGTGTGCCAGGGGCTGGTGCCACATTGTGCTCGCTGgcaacaataatttatttctttgctCGATGCTCTTCAGAGGCCAGAAGGAGATGGCCACCAGTTCATGGACAACTGGTTTGAGTAGTAATGCTTAGGAATAACGGAGGCCCTTTTGTATTGTTCaggccagtgctactcaaaatgatgGTCTCTGATAGCTGCTGATCCCTGAGCCAATGGTTGCCATTTTCTAacaggtttccaggaaagaaagaaagaaagaaagaaagaaagaattgtagccaATGGATAAAAATTCAATgcggtccctggcacattggaaaatggtattattattattattattattattattattattattattattattattattattaNNNNNNNNNNGGAATCCTCCATCACAGACTCAGacaattattaaagaaggtcaaagaagaaagtgcaaaggatgaacatagagaaaacaaaaagaatggccacagaaaccctgtacacattcaacctagacaatgaggaaaccgAAATAGtgcagtgtgcccttggcttatgcaggggatccgttccggaccctctcTGCGTAAGTCAAATACCGCACATGCttatggggcttgtgcatgtggtggtgtggtggcgcacatgcacacagcccCATGCGCCCCACCACTCCTACGCCCCTAGTGCCCCGCGCACTCCTATGTATGCTCAAAGCTgcatataatgcgggcgcactgtataagaaTTCCcctactttggatcaaacattgatcggagtggagactgcggtcaagaaatcagaaggctaggAACGGGGAAGGTCAGCCATgcaagaattagacaagatcctaaaaagcaacgatatacaactgagcattcaTTGAAGTtacaattgtccaagccatagtattcccagtTCAATGCaaagatgtgaaagctggatagtgaagaacaGTCATAGAGAAAAATCAATTCATccgagggcccattcacactgtaTTTTTACCAGGGctcaaaaccagtttaaatggggGTAGTTCTCAGTTGAGCCGGGGTCTTCCAGACTTGAATTAGGGGGGTCATTCACACTGGTGCCAGGGTTTTCTGACCTGGATTCGGGCTGgttgcccttcctcctcttcctctccccatgcCTTCTCCGATCTTGTCTTTTCTCGTCTCCCCCACTCCTGCAGGATCATGGCATTTTATCCCATTGTTAATGTGAACGATTGTGACAAATCAATGCCACGGAGAGATTCGATCGTGGCAAATCATGGAAATAGTTcggtttccacaccaggttatttctgaGTGTGAATGAGTcctgagatgtggtactggagaagagtgttgaggatactgtggatagccaaaaagacaaacaaatggctcctagatCAAGGGTGAACTCTCCCTGCAAGCAAAAATGGTCAAATcaaggttgtcatattttggtcacatcacaAGAAAGCTGGACTCATtggcaaagacaataatgctagggaaggtggaaggaggtagaaagagaagaagaccacacatGGACGtatagatggatagattctattAGGGATGTCACAGGAAAAAATGTACAAGATCTTAGTAGAGCAGTGGCTgatagggagtcttgaagatgtctattccacatggttgccatgagtcgagattgactttaaggtggttaacaacaacagcaagctgATCAGGATACTAAAAAGAAATGAGGACTGAATAATAAGGGAAGGAAGATCATGCAAAGCTTTAGTATGAATGTTATGGAAATAGCATGGGAGGTAAGGGTTTGGATAGGCATGGTGCCCTACAATTGTATGATTTTGCCAACATGTGGGAGAATAGATTACGCTTGGTCTTGTCTTCTGGGCTGGAATCTTACAAGTAAGACTTTAATCCTGGCATAGAAACCTGTTCTTTCGGCActctcaaaatattttctgttttggaTTTGTAAGGCGGCTTTAGCTGCCAAATGGAATTATCTGCCAGAATTGGAAAGGTTGCTCTACTTTTACTCCTCTGTGGATCTCCTGAGGTAGAAGTGCTTGgacataaaaaaaaccctaacttcCCATGGCTATGTGTGATCATATTTTTCTTAAATCCAGGTAcctgggggtgcatctacacagtagaaacaatgcagtttgacaccactttggcctcattcccacttacaaaaaagcaatttgtgatccgaatcgatggatcgattcgacagcggaatgaggttcccactacatttgccccaatcgcattttcttcccctgtaaaataacccacttgcggTTCACATTCccaaatgaatcggttcaaaatggacccgctccagccggccaaagggcaaatttaattGGATTCCGATCCGCATCAGGTTCACACTTGCAGGGATTTGATTCATCCAAAAAGTCGCAGgaaacatcagtgtcaaaaagatgtgggttaaatgggtctggcgtGTGGGCCCCTCTCTCCGAATCacttcaagtgggaaccagggtcatttgagcCGGTTCAAAgcgatttgcgatctggtttaaaaggtagtgtgaatcaggcccttaattgtcatggctccatcctacagaattctgggatttgtagttttgtgaggcaacaggACTCTTTAA
It encodes the following:
- the LOC121915775 gene encoding LOW QUALITY PROTEIN: glycine-rich cell wall structural protein-like (The sequence of the model RefSeq protein was modified relative to this genomic sequence to represent the inferred CDS: inserted 2 bases in 1 codon), which encodes MSAEGYRNQCYASCPASTVTIQPPPFVLSIPGPALYCPDQAFGIEQYNPCAGFGGGYGSMGGSGGGYGGGRGIGSSGGLSLGSGLGGGGGGMGGSGGFGGLGGGMGGGGFGGRGYGGRGGGSLGGGIGSSGGFGGGSSGGLGGGSSGISGGSVRGGRRGSIGGGRRGSISGGSSGRRGSVGSVTGSGGRRGSVGGGVSSGYGIGGSGGSMGGGVSGGSGGSIGGGIGSGGRRGSVGGGISSGYGMTGGVSGGSGGSLGGSGSTTRHSSSRRYSGGRRYSGGRRYSGGRRYSGGGGYSSGGYSSGGYGSGGYGSGGYGSGGYGSGGYSGGYGSGGYGGGYGSGGYGGGYGSGGYGGGYGXXXXXGGYGGGYRSGGYSGGYGSGGYSSGRYGGSSIKYSVSRGYGGGSGGNYYGGSYGGRVLALMPSTANSICYSCN